A window from Sphingobacterium hotanense encodes these proteins:
- a CDS encoding Gfo/Idh/MocA family oxidoreductase, which translates to MTKLNVGLIGFSIGGHVFHAPFIEGNADLNLYKVTARKPEQQEMLAERYPEALAVQSADDIINDPAVDIVVVATSNDVHFSLAKQALEAGKHVVVEKPFTNYSVEADELIALAKSKGLLLSVHHNARYHSDFKTVKKVLASGRLGRVVNYEARFDRFRNFLRPGAWREENLPGSGIHYDLGAHLIDQALQLFGKPLSIYADLRVQRDGAKAIDDFEFILSFPETKVSLKGQMLAKLPTARIAVYGTNGCFVKWGVDPQEALLREGVMPHQHADWGKEPEEIQGTLAILEDGKDVNERVVSEIGSGEDFYKNIVAAIRGEEALFITPEQARDVIRILELAEQSWKEQRVVSLEGELIS; encoded by the coding sequence ATGACTAAACTAAACGTTGGATTAATTGGGTTCTCCATCGGGGGACATGTATTTCATGCGCCTTTTATTGAAGGGAACGCGGATTTGAATTTATATAAGGTGACGGCACGGAAGCCCGAGCAACAGGAAATGCTTGCTGAGCGATATCCTGAGGCACTTGCTGTGCAGTCTGCTGATGATATTATCAATGATCCGGCGGTAGATATCGTCGTGGTTGCAACATCCAATGATGTGCATTTTAGCCTTGCCAAACAGGCTTTGGAGGCTGGAAAGCATGTGGTGGTGGAGAAACCTTTTACAAATTACTCCGTTGAAGCAGATGAGTTGATAGCGCTTGCGAAGAGCAAAGGTCTGCTTTTGTCTGTTCATCATAACGCTCGTTATCATTCGGATTTTAAGACTGTTAAAAAGGTCTTGGCATCGGGAAGACTGGGCCGTGTCGTGAATTATGAAGCACGTTTCGACCGTTTTCGTAATTTCTTACGTCCTGGAGCTTGGCGAGAAGAGAACCTTCCGGGTTCCGGTATACATTATGATTTAGGAGCGCATCTGATTGATCAGGCTCTTCAATTATTTGGCAAACCGTTATCGATCTATGCGGACCTTCGTGTGCAACGCGATGGCGCAAAAGCTATCGATGATTTCGAGTTTATTTTATCTTTTCCCGAAACGAAGGTTTCTTTGAAGGGACAAATGCTGGCTAAACTTCCGACAGCGCGTATTGCGGTTTATGGTACTAACGGTTGTTTCGTGAAGTGGGGGGTCGATCCGCAGGAGGCTTTATTGCGTGAAGGCGTTATGCCACATCAGCATGCGGATTGGGGGAAGGAGCCTGAGGAAATTCAAGGCACACTTGCGATTTTAGAAGATGGCAAGGATGTAAATGAGCGTGTCGTCAGTGAAATAGGATCCGGTGAAGATTTTTATAAAAATATCGTTGCTGCAATCCGTGGGGAGGAAGCTTTGTTCATTACTCCGGAACAAGCAAGAGATGTGATCCGTATTTTAGAACTAGCGGAGCAGTCTTGGAAAGAACAACGTGTCGTTTCCTTAGAAGGCGAATTAATATCCTAA